A genome region from Pseudanabaena sp. Chao 1811 includes the following:
- a CDS encoding LapA family protein → MRQLNFVVIFVVALALVLFALENTAAAPIQIIPQIKVAAPISVELILAMGLGAVLAWIFSVWSGLQKSIEMRNQNMQIQNLKETVENLTVEIEERKRLVSASAIDVEIDDDDKPKN, encoded by the coding sequence GTGCGCCAGCTTAATTTTGTTGTTATTTTTGTCGTTGCTCTTGCTTTAGTATTGTTTGCCTTAGAAAATACTGCTGCGGCTCCTATCCAAATCATTCCCCAAATTAAAGTCGCAGCACCGATTTCCGTAGAGCTAATTTTAGCAATGGGCTTAGGTGCAGTCTTAGCTTGGATTTTTAGCGTTTGGTCTGGCTTGCAAAAATCCATTGAGATGCGTAACCAAAATATGCAAATCCAGAATTTAAAAGAAACTGTTGAAAATTTAACTGTTGAGATTGAAGAGCGCAAACGCTTGGTCTCTGCCTCAGCGATCGATGTCGAGATCGATGACGACGACAAGCCCAAAAACTAA